A portion of the Cryptomeria japonica chromosome 5, Sugi_1.0, whole genome shotgun sequence genome contains these proteins:
- the LOC131875966 gene encoding SKP1-like protein 11, translated as MAANTVTFRVFRDEEVYEDFELEKMAAMESVVVKNFIERKTGMEPLTFPIPCDNINSSKVLEMVFDYCKFHAHAKSNTISEEDVKIWDTQFVEKALSADKNQATSLQILLTANFLEIIDLFDLLCKAAADFLKQKNVEEMGELFERENNLSEEQQEAIMRETDWAHA; from the coding sequence ATGGCGGCAAATACAGTGACATTCAGGGTGTTCAGAGATGAAGAAGTGTATGAAGATTTCGAACTGGAGAAAATGGCTGCAATGGAATCAGTGGTCGTAAAGAATTTTATAGAGAGAAAAACAGGAATGGAACCTCTAACGTTTCCTATTCCTTGTGATAACATCAATAGTAGCAAAGTGCTGGAGATGGTATTTGACTACTGTAAATTCCATGCTCATGCAAAATCCAACACTATATCAGAAGAGGATGTGAAGATATGGGATACACAATTCGTTGAAAAAGCTCTTTCGGCAGATAAAAATCAGGCGACCTCCTTGCAAATTCTTTTGACAGCGAATTTTCTTGAAATAATAGATCTATTTGATTTGTTATGCAAGGCTGCTGCAGATTTTCTGAAACAGAAAAATGTGGAAGAAATGGGCGAGTTGTTTGAGAGAGAGAATAATTTGAGTGAGGAGCAACAGGAGGCAATCATGAGAGAGACGGACTGGGCACACGCATAA